DNA sequence from the Phoenix dactylifera cultivar Barhee BC4 chromosome 13, palm_55x_up_171113_PBpolish2nd_filt_p, whole genome shotgun sequence genome:
aatcttaaaggaaataatatacatgcatatcattcggcatccaaataattctattttaatacaaaataaatctattctagcacaaagtaaatctatgcatttaataagtttatatcatagaatttcaaatcctaccaatctactaatattaaattaaaaataaaggtagaagaaagtagcctgattgaaagcaggtcgaagcgcgtagacgctgtcccaaagaagtatttgcccccacgtacgggtcacccggcaatccttctcggagatacgacgaccctacaacctcttcttcggcacgtctcggaagaagtcaaagcgaacccgatcggacttgcagatccagcaaagaacggaatgaaaagaactaaataaactgaataaaaaatgtaaaaataaaatttggaagtggctaagagggagaagaatttttccagaatttttccactatttttctgaaatttttcgtgtGTCAAAAGAGATGAAATAGGGGGTATATATAGGGGTTTTACGCAGGGGCAAAATGGTCTTTtcggcggacgcgtccgcgctcttctcgcGACCATGGGCAACGTGCGCCAACGGGCGCACGCGTCCCATTTAATGCCAACGAAAACGCCAACGGGCGTTTTCGTTTTCAAACGAGCACGCGGCCGCAGCCGCGGCCGTTTCCAAagcgtaacgcccgctgggcgttaccttcttctttttttttctctcaaacgcgcacgcggccaaatttcgggccgcgtgcgcatttaaatttttcccaacaatcccccacaaaaatttaaataattttaaaatcaaaataaaatgctggatatcttatattatgtaataggtgtaggtacctttcggtttgaaccttcacttagtgacaattgattacatctgtggagccaaggtggtcttaaccttgaacctcggtccatggctcagattaaatcaacagcacacataatatagcccgatctgggttctaagcgggttgcgctattatggccatgcgcaggtatctttcatgtgctttttagggaATCACCCATTTCccataatcgcggcctcacgactgcacatataggtgagtcctaataaggatgctagcaaggaagctcctgcctcttgggtctcggactcattaagagttatacaaacgaactcatcctaccgcttgcttttatgagtactagcgccatagggatgaggacaacataaaatagtgctcctcttagtcacacttcggtttgtttctacccattgaaccttttaaggttgggttcccaccgtggtgatctatctttatgggctaagccccatccccctcgacgactctagaaccactgttctagataaaccttttgtaagctgatcagccaaattattttctgattttacaaaattcaaggcaataacattatttttcaatttatatctcaatgatttatgacgtacttttaagtgcctgttcatttttacattggcattttcttggttgcacttatctattgcagatttacagtcacaatgtaaggagacaggtggtaaaggtgactcatctacaggaaggtctataagtagatctctgagccactcagcctcagtgctagtagtgtctaaagctatcagttcagattccatggtactcctagatattaaggtttgtttggtggatttccaagacacagcagcacctcctaggagaaagacgtatcctgtggtggatttaacatctaaggtatcgctgatccagttggcatcactatagccttctagaacagcaggaaacccactaaagtgcaaactataggacttggtacccttaagatacctaagaattctctctaatgctgtccaatgatctctatttggattaacagtatatctactaagtctatttacagcatatgctatgtctggcctggtgtagtttgttaggaatcctagtgagcctatgatttgagcatataggctttgaaggacaggagttcctaagttcttcttaagatgagtagagggatcaaatggagtagagacaggctgacaatcggaataattaaatttattaagtatcttgtcaacataatgactttgggataactcaatactttttgcacttctaattattttggtatttaaaattaagtcagcttgtcccaagtctttcatatcaaacttatgacttaaaaattgttttacttcatcaattatctgaagatctgtcccaaagatcagtatatcatctacataaaggcacaagatcacaaatttgtgtccaactctcttatgatatacacattcgtctgtgctattgatttcaaatccaaatgtcattatggtttcatcaaatttcaagtgccattgcttgggtgcttgtttaagaccataaagagatctgactagtctgcaaactttattttcttggcctggggttttaaatccctctggttggtccatataaatttcttcatttaagtctccatttagaaaagctgtcttaacatccatctgatgaatcactaatctatgaatggaggctaatgctataaggaccctaatagtagttatcctagctacaggtgcataaacatcaaagaaatctaccccaggtctctgagtaaagcccttggcaactaatctagccttaaatttatctacagagccatcaggcctaagtttcttcttaaagatccatttgcaccctatagttttacaaccaggaggaagatcggtcaattcccaagtatgattttggataattgactgcatctcattgtccacagcttctctccaaaaaggtgaatccaaggatttcattgcgtcctcaaaggtagttggagagtcctctataagaaaagtatagaagtcatctccaaatgttttctctaccctggatctcttactcctcctaggttctgcttctacttctatttttcttgtccttattctactagagctactagctataccgctatctactctagtcttaagtggaaaggtgtcttcaaaatatgttgcatctctagcttctatgatagtgttgttactaatatcatttaCTTCTGAACTTATCaccagaaatctattggcattacaattggctgcataacctatgaatatggcatccactgttttagggcctattttctttctcttaaaatcgggtatttttacttttgccaagcacccccacacttttaaatagctaagattaggttttctatgtttccaaacttcatatggggttagatcattatttttagagggaatcctattaaggatataacaggctgaaacaagagcttccccccacaaattttctggcactcctgagcttataagcatggagttcaccatatccattaaagtcctattcttcctttctgctactccatttgattggggagaatagggtgcagtcacttcatgaatgattccatgatcttcacagaattgagttatgtcatttgatgtatattcacctccccgatctgatctaagaattttaattttcttttcctgttggttctcagcttcaatcttaaaaattttaaatttgctgagcacctcatccttggttttaattaggtagatgtaacagaacttcgatagatcatctataaatgttacaaagtatctgttacctcccctagaagttctaccagagtcacaaacatcactatgaatcaactctaatagatcagaatccctattaacagatttaaaaggcttcctagggagtttggcttctacacaagtttgacatttctcatggttcttgagatcactttttggtattagatttaggttcataagttgcttaattgaattataatttacatgacctaatctaccatgccaaatagaaggaggctctatattcataatcaaaggattttcatttattgaaggagctattacattcaatttgaacaatccttcactaaggaatccttttccaataaacataacaccatgagaaattacaaccttattggactcaaagacaagacgaaagccttgctggacaagcaaagaaccactaatgaggtttctcctaacaactggaacatgttggacgccgtgcagtgacaggacttttccagaggtaagctttaagtccacacgtcctactcctaacacacgtgcctccgagctgtttgccatgatcacagctcctccacttgagatctggtaagaagaaaaccaggaacgatccgaacaaatatgaataccagctccggtatcaatccaccaatctagtgcttgtaaagtcatgttaacttcaggagtgaaggaaacagacctgaaagctgtctcagaggagccagcgccggaagtcaccatgttgacttgagcactggatgtgtgtggacccttcttcttagattgaagaggtgcagtcttcttatagaagcactgtggagacaaatggttggtccgaccacacacataacagaaacgagcaccaccttcctctttcttcttcttctgctcctgggattgaataggcttcccattgtagtggtggttagggtttctagggttgtagggtttcttcttgaaattcttacggaagggtcggttctgatttttcttaggaggagcttctacattatatgcattatttttagatccagtagaggtattatttctgagcctatgctgctcttcaatcctaatggagtttaagacttgggttagggtgagaattccttgggtatggctcagggtcttagcaaaatcagaccaggaagtaggtagtttatctatcaaacaggctacctggaatgattcatccaaattggttccattagccctaagctggtggatcagggtttcaaattcatgaatttggtcattcataggctttgagtccaccatcctaaacttattgaaatcggaggccttgaacctctttaccccagcatcatcaagaccatatttgctatctagggtgtcccagagttctttggcactcttggctgtgtaatagatatcatacagcctctcagaaagagcacctaggattctatggatacaatgataatctatctcatcaggtgtcctagagggtgtgctagtggaggcagaatgttcagtgttggaagaggtagttgggttGGATCCGTTATCAACTTCGGTCGTactttcacctatggctgagattaaccctaatgtggtgagccagaaccgcatttggttctgccacctcctaaagttatggccatcaaatttttcaggtttggcactaagatggtcactagtgtttgaggccataggatcagggttacagaatagtgacagaaacctgattgaaggcaaaaaatctatgtcaaaagattgcactaatatttatattgaactttggatgtctaattgatatatctaaaaactaatagccagatcagctccagatcggtggtggagcactaggctcacttaagtaccagcctttcttaggcacgtatgcctttttgacaagcttttcttagacactattagttagtggatataatcactagaaatcacacaaattcaatatttaaaataacctaaatgcaaatttaaacgaattaactaatttttgatttttttttttgtttgacctttccgaattagtaacaattgattactaaatttaattctagcaaaacaattattgtaattgaaatctaatttatcaattcaataaattatatatagtagaattgaattattttcttattagaataattaattactaattttgtagcaaatcaattattgtaattaagatgtcaattcgatgaattaaaagatttatttctttattagaataattgattaagatctaataagtcaattcaatagattaattattatatatcaaccaattttcgaatttttcgtttgaatgggatctggaaattactccttgaggagtccaaatggaggtataataaacctcttggaggttaaccaaattattaactctttagaataatttattattaatgatgtgctagcaaaaacaattattgcaattaaaatctaatatgccacaattgtaataaagaatttaattaattatatattactaacaaaaaacaaatacttctttggattgttagcaatatatctcctaactaaataaataaatctataaattcaattaataaaaaatcttaaaggaaataatatacatgcatatcattcggcatccaaataattctattttaatacaaaataaatctattctagcacaaagtaaatctatgcatttaataagtttatatcatagaatttcaaatcctaccaatctactaatattaaattaaaaataaaggtagaagaaagtagcctgattgaaagcaggtcgaagcgcgtagacgctgtcccaaagaagtatttgcccccacgtacgggtcacccggcaatccttctcggagatacgacgaccctacaacctcttcttcggcacgtctcggaagaagtcaaagcgaacccgatcggacttgcagatccagcaaagaacggaatgaaaagaactaaataaactgaataaaaaatgtaaaaataaaatttggaagtggctaagagggagaagaatttttccagaatttttccactatttttctgaaatttttcgtgtGTCAAAAGAGATGAAATAGGGGGTATATATAGGGGTTTTACGCAGGGGCAAAATGGTCTTTtcggcggacgcgtccgcgccttctgcggacgcgtccgcgctcttctcgcGATCGTGGGCAACGTGCGCCAACGGGCGCACGCGTCCCATTTAATGCCAACGAAAACGCCAACGGGCGTTTTCGTTTTCAAACGAGCACGCGGCCGCAGCCGCGGCCGTTTCCAAagcgtaacgcccgctgggcgttaccttcttcttttttttttctctcaaacgcgcacgcggccaaatttcgggccgcgtgcgcatttaaatttttcccaaCAGTCGACCCAATGAAATACTAGGATGGACCTTGCCTAATATTTCAATCCTCGAACCAAGAATTTATCCTCAAGCAAACTCCCTTTGAACTATTGTGTTCAACACtcaccattatcatttctaACCAATTACATTCAAAGGTTCAATGTTCCCATCAGCTTTCAATACCATGATCAAGGATGTACACAGAGgattaggccaaacccaaaatGTTGTGCCGCACTTGGATTGTTATAATATCTAGAATGATGCATAAGACCATGCTAGAGTTATTTGGTTCTTTTTTGGCAATTGTTTTCTCCCTTAGCAAGCATACTTTGCCCAAGATGAAAGGTTGATGCATTAAAAAACTAGGTCTAAAGGGAGGGTGTCATCATACATGTATAAACTTTCTCAAGAACTCCTAGCCAACAATTTTATTACTTGAGAACTCATGCTCCATAGACATGAGTTCATAAATAAAGGACGGATCCATCAATTTTTTTGAACAATGGCTTAAGATATATCATTTAAGCATTGTAATACATTCTCCACTTGCCATCATATTGGCAACAAATGTCGTTTCTAAGAATTTGCACTTAAAGGTACATACCATAATAAATGAAAAGATCGACAAAAACTAAGAGGGCATTTCACCAACCCAAGAATAACGTAAAAGTAATAGGGTATTGCAACTTTAGCCAGTACCGAAGGAACCGGTTTAACAGAAGAGGATATCGCAATATTACAAGGAATATAAACAAAGAATACTGTGATATCAGCAATCTCTCTAGCAACCATAAACTACTCAGAATTATACTGACCATTAAATAACTCAGTATGGTGAAATTAAAATACCTCTCTTTGTTTTATCTCCAGACACCCTTGGGCTGAGCCTCGGCAGTGCATGAGCTAGAATTTAAATAGACCCAAATAGGTGTGTCTGTCCAAGATAATGCAAAACAAATCCTATAGCTAGTTTAGTCTGTTGTGGCCAAGTAAGATCTGTTATAGTAGAACTTGGACTGGATTAAATTCTTACATTTCCTTATATAAGGGTCGGCTCGGAtctaattaggatccaatccagactcgaattttttgggttggaaCTAGATTATATATGAATTCGACCCGACCTGAATGACCTGTTGAACCAGAAATTTTAGTCGTGGAACCTATCCAACTCGACACGATCTTTTTTTGtgttgggtttgagcccaatatTAGGACTCAAACCAAGAATCGAATTGAGTTGGGATCACTCATGATCCAGTccaatccgacccatttgcatctCTAGGCGCACAGAAAGGGGAAGCAGAGGCGGCGGTGGAAAAAGTGCTACCGAACAGGGAACTGTACAAGGGAGGATTCGTAGGGAATTTGCCAAATGGGGACATGTTCTTGTTGGAGCATGGTCAGagccggctcgagccttaggtGACTGAGGTGGTTGCCTAAGGCCCCCAGCTGAAGGAAGGCCCCGTTTTGGCGCCTGCACTGCTGCACAGCTACATGCCTACAGCTTTCACATCCAGACTGGAGGACGTCTGTCCCACCTGCAACGCCGCCGCTACAGTGGGTTCCCGTCGACAGACACTCGGACAGCGAGACAGGCTATGGCTATAGACTATAGGTGAGTCGGTGAGTCGGTGAGACGGTGACTAAGGTGAACCGTGAGCTACAAGCCTACGACAAAGACAACCAACGGACATTTCCTCCCCCACTTTCTCTTCTCTGAGTTctcttccccctcctcttctcagTTCTCTCCCCGtgctttttttgttttctgaaaGTTCTAGGCTTCTCTAGTTCTTCTTAGAATcttagtgagctcagtcctctCCAGCTCTCCCCCCACCACCAGACTCCAGTTCTTCTCCAGTTTCTTGATGACCCGGCCGTCGACGGGTGCTTCTTCGGTTCTTGGGCCGCCGGCCGCCCCTGCTCCGGAGTCCGGAGACTGGAGTCCAGACCTCCTCTCTACTCTCCTCGGCTCCTCGCCCTCCGGCCTCCGCTCTAATCCGCCTTGGCTCCTCGCCGCCGCCCGCCCCTGCTCCAGAGTTCGGAGATCAGAGTCTGGACACTGGACCTCCTCTCCAGAGTCCAAACTCTAGACTCCAGCAGTCCTTCTCTCCTCGGCTCCTCCGGCCTCCGCTCCTCGCCGTCCTCCGCAGCTCCGCTCCTCGCCGTCCTCGGATCCTCGCCGTCCTCGTTAGTGGCAAGCGGTCCACCGTCCACCGACCACCGTCCTCCGGCTAAGAGGCAAGAACTTAAGGTTCGTTTGCCAAAGTCCACCGTCCACAACCCTTACTTTTTAACTAGCTTTGGGGAGACATGAGACATCAATCATCACTCATCAGACATGTTAGcataatttagacccaatcttGTGAATAAatgatgtttttatttttttttaagtaggtTTTCATTAACGGGTGGCAAATCTATGATGTTTTATATGTTCATCTCACTCAAAAAGTGGCATTGGCACATAACATAGTATTCCTGATTCCTGAATAAGATAGTGTTCTATAGACTGTACTCTGtagttatttttcattatttttcatcaaatatacttcatcaaaaaagaaaactatGATTAATGTACTTCATCAAATGATATATACTGATTAGTGATTACTGAACAAAGGAATTTTTGGTCCAATTGTAGGTTGGTTGTGACTTCGGCGGTTCGGCCTCTTCTCGCCGTCGAGTTCGGCACTATTCGGCCTTTTCTCAACACAATTAAGTTCGGCACTACTAGTCAGAACCTgagtttgtttttcttgacacaattaagttttatcattttgatttgtttgtggtgtttttttaattgctttgtttgataatattatttttagattaaaaTGTCCAATAGAAAATATAACTGTGGGTatgaaaaacttaaaaaaaaagaaaaatcgataaactcattcaatctcaaaaaggagcTTTAGATAGATTTTAATGGATCttgagtataaaagtttaattagtaattttgcttctcaaaaagctaggcgaattatttttaaataaaatttaaaagtattttatacttattaaaaaaaataattattcaaataataattaaaaaaagcccccaaatgtattgagccgccccGAACGTGGTCAACGAATTATCCCCAAAATGGTGAGGTTCAGCTGGTCATTCGGGGGATGGAAGGGTTACATCCACCACCGCCGGAGGGGGCAGAGCACTCCGTGGAGGGTTGACGGGGCTTTCAGCTGAatccatttcattttttttccttatgcTGAGGCGGCCGGAATGTCCACATGGCAGGATTTTATTAGCCTGGTATACGGTGCACCAGTTGTAGGATATGCGATCGAGAGCTGAACCATCTTCAATTAAGTTATGATCACTCAAGTACTTTTTTTTCCCTCCCCAGCTAccactttttatttcttttttttatttccttcttaggcttttttttttttgctaaaaacggGTTTTCATACagtacgtgtacgaatacacccaataaagtcaaaaaagactaactcacggagagccagtggcagctccccctcccccacccaAAAAGTGTATCCTGAATGATGAGCCGCgaaggcagccacccagtcggctgccccattagcttctctgaatacatgttTGGCCTGGATGGCCACCCCAACCCCACACATCGTCCCTATATCCCGAACCAAGGGATGGTCTGAGCCCTCACCCCTCAGCTCCtcctggatccaactgataactgtggctgagtcgccctccaagacAATCGCGCCAGCCTGCAGTACCTGCCTCGCATATCGAAGacccgcccaggcagctcgtAGCTCTGTCCCGGGAACCGACGTACCAAAAAACTGACAGCCTCCTGCTGCCACCACTCTGGAGTGCGGATCCCGTATCACAAAACCCGCACCTCCTCGCGCGCCTCCATCCATGACCGAtccgtcgaagttgaccttgaggaaactcgggggtgggggttcccaggtgaagaacacctaCTGAGGAGTTGCCGGAGCAGAgagggaaccccaggtgtcccaagCTATCAGAGGTCCATCTGAAGAAAGTCTGATCTCCAATGCCTGGACTCGCGCGAACTCCGCAAcgaacctcggtgacaccctgcgctcaccgaAGGTGCGGGCGTTCCtcgccagccagatctgatgtgCTGTGCAGGTCGCTCGAATAGCCTCCTGACATGTCCGAGGCCGGGCCAGCCACTGCTGCATCATCTGTACAAACTGAAGCCTCCCACACCAAACCTCCTGCGGGAACCCTGCCCACAGCCATGCCGACCTCGCCCACGTACACTGGAAGAGCACGTGGTCGATCGACTCCTCAACACTACATGTCCCGCACTCCGCAGGGATCCCCCAACCTCGCCTGCTCAGCACTGCTCTCGTCGGGAGGCAgtcccatgccaccttccataagaagagtGACGCCCTCGGGTGAAGCCCAGACCTCCAGATCCAAGTGTAGTCCTGCCCCGGCTCATGCTTCTGCAGGATAACATCAGCGAGGTCTCCCAGACTGACACTGGACCGGCAAGAGGTGCCCCAAACCCTGACATCAGGCCCCCGCAACCTGGCACCGGAAGGGACCGGATCCTCTCAGCTAGGCATCCTCCGAACAGCTGACATAGCCTAGCGTCCTCCCATGCTGACTCTCCTGGGGCAAGAAGATCGAAGACCCGCAACCCCTCCACTGCCTCAGCATCGATCATGGTCGGCCAGCACCTCAGTGGAACAGTATCCACCCATGGGTCCGCAGTCACATCAATACTCCGCCCATCGCCAATCAGCCACCTGGTATTTGCTGACACCGTCGGcaaatacctcccaatctcacgccacatgaaggagactCGTCGCGCTCTCCGTGCCGCCTCTGAGCCCCCACGCCCATATCTGGccgccatcacctgactccacagCCCGTGTGGCTCTAACAAGAACTGAGCTGCATGCCGAGCAATGAAAAGCTCGCACCGCTCCAGTAGGGACTGCACCCCGAGGCTGCCCTCACTGGTAGGCCGGCAGACATGCTCCCAGGCCACCAAGTGCACCCCGTGGCCTCCGCCGTATGACCCCCACAGGAAACACCGCAGCAGTCGCTCGACCCTCAGCAAGGTCGTCTTCGGAACCACGGTGTTGGCCATGAGGTATACTGGCATGGACCCCAACACTGATCTGATCAAAGTCAGTCTCTCCATCATAGACAGGGAGGCCGCTCTCCATCCCTCCAACCTGCTCTCCACCCGCTGCACTAGGTAGGAGCACTCTGCCACCCGCAGTCTGCGGCCTGTGATAGGAACTCCCAGGTAGGTCAATGTCTCCTCCTGCTGAGGTATCTGTAGAATCCCTCGGATCTCCTGTCTGACCCTGCTCTCCGTGCTCGGGCTGAAGTGGACTGCTGACTTGTGGAAATTAACTCTCTGACCTGACGCCGCGCAATAGTCCGCCACTACCCTCCGAAGGACCCGTGCATCAGAAACCTACACCCTGGCCAAAAGAAGGCAATCATCAGCGAAAAGTAAGTGAGAAAGAGGACTAGCCCCCGGGGCGGGGACATAGGCCTCGAGCTCTCTACGGGCACACACCCTCTGCAAATCACGTGACAAAATGTCAGCACAA
Encoded proteins:
- the LOC120112939 gene encoding uncharacterized protein LOC120112939, giving the protein MGLRQGCPLSPYLFILCADILSRDLQRVSDARVLRRVVADYCAASGQRVNFHKSAVHFSPSTESRVRQEIRGILQIPQQEETLTYLGVPITGRRLRVAECSYLVQRVESRLEGWRAASLSMMERLTLIRSVLGSMPVYLMANTVVPKTTLLRVERLLRCFLWGSYGGGHGVHLVAWEHVCRPTSEGSLGVQSLLERCELFIARHAAQFLLEPHGLWSQVMAARYGRGGSEAARRARRVSFMWREIGRYLPTVSANTRWLIGDGRSIDVTADPWVDTVPLRCWPTMIDAEAVEGLRVFDLLAPGESAWEDARLCQLFGGCLAERIRSLPVPGCGGLMSGFGAPLAGPVSVWETSLMLSCRSMSRGRTTLGSGGLGFTRGRHSSYGRWHGTASRREQC